TTCGGGCGTTGTGTTGGTTGGGGTGTTGCTCACCTTGGCGCCTTTGTCTGCTTCTCTTGTGGACATTGCGCTCACGTCATCGCTCAACTTCATCCTCCTCACTTCGGCGTTCCGCTTGTTGATGATGAGGACCCTCTTTTGGGTTCTGTTGGGGAGTGCGAGGGTGAAGAGCACGGCTTCTTCAGGATTTGTGTATTGATAGAAGGTTCCGCTCTGGTAGTCCTTGAGTTCTAGAGATTCTATTCCGTCCCAGCCCTGAACGTCCGTGATGTTTACAACGCTTAAATCATAGCCGAGGGCCTCAAGCTCGTCGTAGTACTTGGAGAAAGGTTCGGCATCGTATTCTCCGCCGTTTGTGTAGTCCTCCGTGGAGTCATCTGCTCCGCTCAGGTGGCCGTAACCGAAGTAATCTTTGTGGTCGTTTATGTAATCGTCGCCCCACCACGTGCCGTTCTTAAGGCTGAAGAAGAGCCTGGCGACTTTTCCGTTCTCGTCGTCTCCTGGCCGGGGTGAGATGTCCATAATCTCATCTTCAGACACTAAGTCTCTGTCCACCAGTTTGAGGTCTACTTCGACTGTCTCAACGTCATCGGGTGGGTTGAACTTTAGAACCGCCACGGCCTCTTTCTGAATGTTCTCGAAGATGTCGTTAGTCAGCATTACCATGTTCTCGACGTCCCGGGTGTTGTCTGGAAGGTCTTCTTTTAGGGTTTGTGTGATTGAGCCGGCTTTGAAGGTGGCCTCAATGCGGAAGTCAACATCCCAGGTTAGGTCGTAGTTTTCGGCTGGGTCTAGGGTCCTCGCTCTGAAGAGGTACAGCTCAATTACGGCATCCCTCAACGGGTCAACGTCTTTGGGGTCAATTACCCCATCCCCATCGGTATCCTTGCTGTACGGGTTTGTACCGTATTCTTGCTCTAAGGCGTTGCACCATCCGTCTCTATCGCTGTCGGTGACTACTGTTATCACCTTCGTTATGGTTTCTCCAGTCATTCCGTATTGATCTATTGGTGTAAACTCCAGGGTGACGTTCTCACGGCAGTTGGTGTGGTTGTATATGGGTGCGAGGGGGAATTCATGTGTGACACCAGGGGATAGGTCACTGCGAGTGAAGCTGAATCTTCCAATAACGTTCACCTTAACGTCTACTAAGTCCCCCTCGGAATCGTGAACTTGGATCGTTCCATTACTCCACTCGTTTGCGTACACCCATGAAGGTAGCTGGACACTTTCTATCCTCGGGGGTGTGTTGGGCCTGAAGTACAGCGTGCTTGCCCACTGGGAGTAGAGTAGTGTTCCAGACTCATCATAAAGCTTTATCTCCACTTTGTGGAATTCTTTTTCGGGGTTGCTCCACTGTAGGTCAAACCCCCACTCTTCATAAACGTAGCTGGTTACGGTGTCTACCTCAACGCCATCAACGAAGAGCTTCAGAATGATGTCCTTTCTCTCTCCAGCTGGATTGACGACATCAACGTGGAACTCCGCAGGATAACCCTCGACTAGGTCGTTGTGGGTTACTTCCGTTATATAGGGCTCTGAGGCCGAGACTGTGAACGTTATGGACTTTGAAGAAACTTCTCCACCGTACTGTGGAACAAACTTGACGGTCAGAACGTGACTTCCAGACGTTGCTTTCCAAACGTCATACATTCTGTAGTACCATACATGGTACTTCCACACGGTTTCCGTGGAGCTTTTCACGAGTTTCCCGTCTATGTAAACTTCTATCGTCCCAGTTCCATCGAGGGCACCCCTGTTGTCTAGGATTATTGTTAGATCCATGTAATCGCCCTCTCTGATTGGATTTGGATAGTAAGATACTCCCTCCACGGTTATCTCGGGCGATGCCGAATAGGAGTACATGCCTGCAAAATACCCCTTGTCATCGATGAGATAAACCGTATCCCCATCGTTGTTTAGGATGGCGTTGTCGGGGGAGCTGGCAACTGGTATTCTAACAACTGCTTCAGGGGGTATATTAACGGAAACCATAATCACGTGGTCTTTTCCATACGAATCTACACAGTCGTCCCTTGGGATTATGTTGTCTATCCAGCAACTCGGGTTGTTGTAAGCGTATTCATCCATTATATACCAACCCAGCAGACTCACAGGTGAAAGGCCGGGGTTGTGGAGAAGAACGTATTCCCCGCTTCCATCGTTGGTAAGGTAGTCAACGTCTTCAATGTGGACGGCGTGGGATATAGTTAGAGGTTCAACAGTGAAGGCCTCTTCCAGGGATTCCTCCGATGTCTTTCCGTCTTTCATCTGGTGCACTAGGTGGAGAGCCTGTCTGGGATTTCTCCAGCGGTATGTTCTTATGGCGACGGGGTTCATTCCGTCGTACCACCAGATTTCGAATATTAAATCGGTCCCGTTCCATCTGGTATTTTTGATTTTCATTGCATCAGAAACAGTTATTTCGCCGTTGAGAGTTCCGTTTAGCATGGCCTCTATGAGGGTTAGCAGTGCTTCCTTTTCTTCTTTCGTTGCGTTAGGTAGTACCTTTAGGTAGCCCTCGAAGAACGGGTTGATAACGCCCCCTCTGTAGCGATGCGTTTCTTTTACTGAGGCTCCCGTTGGGAGTCCTCCAAGAATCAGCAATATTCCCAATAGTAGTGCACATACTCTTTTATCCATCGCTGTCACCCGACAATTTGAATTTGGGCAATTATACTTAAGCAAGAAGAGTACAAAAGCTTTTCGAGTGGTTTAAAATTTTATCACCTCTGATGATTATATCTGGGAAAGTCTGCCTTTTAGAACACCGTATCTGGAGAATTGAGTTATGGTTAATGTCATCACCACAAAAGGATAGATGCATGGGCTGGGATCACACCTTTTCAAATCAGAAAAAGTGAGTGGGTTCCGTTCAATATCCTCACATCACACAGCACTCGTAGATTATCTCCACCTCCCTCACCGTTTTTGCCCACTCGATGACTTTCCTCGGCGGGTTCGTCAGCCTGTCGATGCCGGCCAGAACCGCCCCCCTGTCAAAGTCAAGCCTCCACCGTCCCGGGGGCCTCATACAGCCTATGCTCAGCTCCCCGTCGAAGCGCTCCCTCGCGTACCTGACCACCTTCAGGCTCTCCTCCACCGAAGGCTTCGGGACGTTCTCCATCTCGGTTCCCTTCGTTGGAATGAGCACGTCCAGCACGAGGACGTCTATGGGGTACTCCACCAGCAGGTCTATGGCCCTGAACTCCCAGCTTATCCTTCCAAAGTCGAGGCCTATCGTTATGTGAGGCGCCACCCTCACCCCGGTTTCCGTGAGCAGGTCGAGGATTTTGAGATAGTCCTTGACGGTCTTGTCTATCCTGTAAACTCGCCTTATCACGTCGTCATCGCCCACGAAGTCGAGGGAGACAACATCGACGTACCTGACCCACTCCAGATCGCTCTCGTCTATGAACCCGACGTGGGCGTTGAGCTTTAGGTTCGTCCTTCTCTTTATCTCCCTCAGTTCGTCAGCGTACCTATCCAGAGGCACCTTGAGCCTTGAGTCCATTCCGCCGCTCAGCAGGCAGCCGGTGTAGCCTTCCCTCTCGAGACCGAGGCAGTAATCGACCAGCTCTTTTCTCGTCGGCTTCCTCATTCTCTCGAGGTAGTGCTTCCCGCAGTGGGCACAGTTCAGCGAGCAGTAGTTTCCCGTGAGCGAGATTGAAGGGAATTTGATGCCGGGAATGTAGATTTTGAGTTTTTTGGGCATTCAGTTCCCTCCCTGGGGGTTGTAGGGGGCGAAGCCCCCTCCGGTGTTTAAAAGAGGAGGAAGGGTCTGGGAAACGTAGTTTCCCGGTTTATGTGGGGCGAAGCCCCACGTTCGGGGGGAGGGGGTTGGCAAGGACGCGGGGGGTGAAACCCCCCGGTCCTGCGAGGGGAATTTGATGCCCGGGATGTAGATTTTGAGCTTTTTCATTTAACTCACCTCAGAAAGGGGTCGTGGAGGGCGAAGATTTTGAGCTTTTTTCGTTCTGTCATTCAGTCTCACTCCCGCCTTGGAAGTCCGCCCTCCCTCTTAAAACCCTGACTGGACGTTTCTGTTTCATCGAAGGTCAGGAGGAACCTGAGGTAGAACAGCTTTCCGAGTACCGCGAGAACCGTGAATGAACCAAGTATGGGCGCCGCCAGAATCGCGAGGAGCCACGTAACCTCCTCCGCGCTTGATAGGGCAGGGAGAAACGGCACGGCCGCCATGAGGAACAGCACGATTGAGTTAAGCCTGGACATCCAGAGGCTCATCTTCAGCCCCTTGATCTTCCAGAGGACGCTGTTCCTTATCCCGACTGCGATGTAGTTTATCCCGGCCCCAACGAGTGCCACCACCGACGTCACCACGAACTCCTGCGGGCCGAAGGGGAAGATGTTCTTTATGACGGCGGAATAGGTGTAGAAGGCCGAGGCGAGCATGAGAACCCACGAGAGGGCCCTGAGGAGGTAGGCAATGGTGAACCTCTTCACTGCCCACCGTCCCAGCCTCCTGCTCACAAGCTCTGTCATGCCGATGTAATAGAGGATAGTCGAGGCCCCGAGGCAGGCTATGGAGGCGTTGTAGGACTTTGAAGCCAGGAGTACCGCGGGCAGGAGGAACAGCTCCGCCAGAATCAGTAGCGGTCGGGGCCTTAGGAGCTTCTCCAGTCCCATCTGCTCCACCAAATTAAGGAAAGGGGTCAGAGGAAGGGGTTGCGGAACTTCCTGCCCGGATAGACCGCTATCCCCTCCAGCTCCTCCTCGATCCTGATGAGCTGGTTGTACTTGGCGTTCCTGTCGCTCCTTGCCGGGGCGCCGGTCTTGATCTGGCCGGCGTTGAGGGCAACCGCGAGGTCCGCTATGGTGCTGTCCTCGGTCTCGCCGGAGCGGTGGGAGACGACGACGCCGTAGCCCGCCCTAAAAGCCGTGTATGCGGCATCGATGGCCTCGCTCAGCGTTCCAATCTGGTTCACCTTGAGGAGCAGAGCGTTGGCCGCGCCCATCTCGATGCCCTTCCTTATCCTCTTCGGGTTGGTGACGAAGAGGTCGTCGCCGACTATCTGTATCTTGCTTCCCAGCTCCTTTGTTATGAGAACGAATCCTTCCCAGTCCTCCTCGTGGAACGGGTCCTCGATGGAGACTATCGGGTAGCTCGAGACCAGCTCGCGGTAGAGCTCGAGGAGCTCCCCCCTGTCGTACTCCTTCCCACCGACGACGTACTTGCCCTTGTCCGGGTGGAAGAACTCGCTGGAGGCGGCGTCGAGGGCGAAGGCTATCTCGTCGCCTGGCTTGTAACCGGCTTCCTCGATGGCCTTTATGAGAACCTCGAGCGGCTCGGTGGCTTCCTTCATCGGTGGGGCGAAGCCGCCCTCGTCACCGACGTTCACGGCGTTCTTTCCGTACTTCTCGGCTATGACCTTCTTGAGGACGTGGTAAGTCTCGCTGACCCACCTTATCGCCTCGCGGAAGCTGCTGGCTCCTACGGGCATTATCATGAACTCCTGGAAGTCGAGCTCGTTGCCGGCGTGAACGCCACCGTTGATGACGTTGCTCATCGGGACCGGCATGACGTAGGCGTTGGTTCCGCCTATGTACTGGTAAAGCGGAAGGCCGAGCGCGTTGGCGGCAGCCTTCGCGACGGCGAGGGAAACGCCGAGGATCGCGTTGGCCCCGAGGTTGCTCTTGTTCTCGGTTCCGTCGAGCTCGAGCATGAGGCTGTCTATGTCCCTCTGCCAGGTGACGTCCATTCCTATGATTTCCGGCGCGATTATCTTGTTCACGTTCTCGACGGCCCTTCTAACGCCCTTGCCGAGGTAGCGCTTTCCGCCGTCGCGGAGCTCAAGGGCCTCGTGGGTGCCGGTTGAGGCACCGCTCGGAACAGCCGCTCTTCCCATGCTTATCGGTGTGTAAACCTCGACCTCGACCGTTGGGTTTCCCCTGCTGTCGAGTATCTCCCTGGCAACGACTCCGGTTATCTCAAAGGGGTTCTCCATCTCAATCACCTCGGGTGATATTTTTCGGGAGGGCATATAAAGGTTTTAGCCGGCGCTTAGCTTTTAAACCTCCCCCCGAACCTTCTCACATGGACTGGAAAAGGAAGCTTCGCGAGGAAGGCTACATCGAGCTTGAGGGTTTCAGGGTAGAACTTACCCTTGACAACACCTTCATGGACCTGGATTACATTCCGAGGATAATAGTGTACGACGAGGAGACGGGGAGGTGGCACGTGCTCCGGAATCCTATTCCAAAGGGAAAAACGCTAGAGGAGAGCTGGGACAACGCGGTTGGTGTACTGGAGAGGATAGCCAGCGGGGAGGAAGAGCCCGTTTTTGGGGAGGAGGGTGTTGGGGAGAGGTTTCTCCGTGCCTTGGGGGATCTGGTGGAGAGATAATTTTCGTTTAAATTCCTGATCCCTTAGACGGAGAGTGAGGCTTTCCTTGCGGTGCCCTCTTGGAATTTTTACCAAGACTCCGAAACTTCTACTCGTTGCTGGAGATGTGTCCAAAAATTGTTTAGATTTCAAAACAGGATCCGCATATTTTCCGAAGACCTACGCATTTTTGGGGAGAAAAACTCTAAATACATTGGTGCGGAGTAGTCACGGGGTGATGGAAAGTGGTTGATCGCATCGATGTTGCCAGGTACATTGACCACACCAATCTCAAGCCATACGCGACTAAAGATGATATAATCAAGCTCTGCGACGAGGCGATAGAGTACAACTTCTACGCTGTCTGCGTCAATCCTTACCGTGTCAGACTCGCGAAAGAGTATCTGAAGGAGAAGAAGGCCGACGTCAAGGTCGCCAGCGTCATAGGCTTCCCCCTCGGGGCGACGCCGACCGAGGTGAAGGTCTTCGAGGCGAAGAGGGCACTTGAGGACGGTGCCGACGAGCTGGACATGGTCATCAACATCGGCGCGCTCAAGGATAGGGACTACGACTACGTCAAGAGGGATATAGAGGAAGTCGTCAAGGTCGCCCATGAGAAAGGCGCCAAGGTCAAGGTCATAATCGAGACCTGCTACCTCACCGAGGAGGAGAAGGTGAAGGCCTGCGAGCTGGCAAAGGAGGCCGGGGCTGACTTCGTGAAAACTTCAACCGGCTTCGGAACCGGCGGGGCAACTGTGGAGGACGTCAGGCTCATGAGGAAGGTGGTCGGCCCGGAGATGGGCGTTAAGGCCGCTGGAGGAATTAGAACCTACGAGCAGGCCCTGGCGATGATAGAGGCCGGGGCGACGAGGATAGGCACGTCGAGCGGGGTAAAGATCGTGGAGGGGTCCCGTGATGGATGAGCTGAGGGACCTTCTCAATAAGGCGGTGGAGGAGCTCAGGGAAGAGGGTCTCGAACCGGACATACTTCTCGTTGGTCCCCGCTTCATAGAGTATGCCGTTGAACTGCTCCGCGAGTGCAGGTTCAAGATATACAAGATAGAGGAGCTCGGTTATGACGCCGTCATAGCCGACTCCACGTACCTCGGCCAGATGAAGCGCGCTTCAAGGAGGATATCCATAGAACCGCTCCTCGTCGAGAACGAGATGTGGGAAGAAATAAAGAACCTGGAGATTTAGACGAGGTCCTCGACCTCTGGGTACCTCTTCTTTATCACCCTCGCGAGGGCGGTGCCAACGATAACACCCGTAACCGCCTGGAGCATGTTCACCGGAACCTCTGTGAGCGCCGCGGGGACGCCGAACATGTAGGCCTCGAAGGCAAAGTAGCCGGAGACCATTATTATTCCGCCGACGAGACCGGCTATGACCAGGGTGGAAACGTTGTCGCTCCTCCTGGCGAGGTATCCAACCGCGAGGCCCTCTAGGCCCTTCACGACGAGCGTTATCGGCGCCCAACCGGGGTACCCGGCTATTATGTCACCAAGGGCCGAACCGACGCCGCCGGCGAAGACTCCGACGACCGGTCCGAAGACCATTGCCGAGAACATGACCATGGTGTCGCCGAAGTTGAGGTAGCCGCCGGTGGCGGGGGTGGTTATTGTGATGAAGGCCGTCGTCACACCGGTCACCGCTGCCATGACCGCTGATATGGCAAGAACGCTGGCGCTTCTGAACTTCTTCCTGTTGATGTAGAGGTAGGCGATGTAGATGACAGTCACCGCCGCGAGAACGTACGGTCCGTATGGTTTGAGCATCTCTGTCAGGTCGCTCATCACCATCACCGGGAGAATTTCAAGCTGCAACTTTAAAAACTTGACTTTTCGGGGATTACAACTTGAGCAAACGGATAAGAAAAGGGAGAAATCACTGGAGAGCGGCCTTGAGGCTCTCCTCGAATATCTCCATGGCGACGTCGATTTCCTCCTTCGTTATTGTCAGCGGCGGTATGAAGCGTATGCTGTTGTCGCCGCAGCCGAGGAGGATAAGGCCGCGCTTGACGGCTTCCTTGACTATCCTGTCCCTCAGCTCGGGGTTCTTCTCCTTGGTGTCCTTGCTCTTGACGATCTCGACCGCCTGGGCAAGTCCAAGGCCGCGTGCATCGCCGATGACCTCGTACTTCTCCTCGAGCTCCTTGAGGTACCTGTGGAGGTAGTCTCCAACTTCCTGGACGTGCGGGAGGAGCTCCTTGACTATCTCGACGACCTCTATACCTGCCGCTATTGCCACCGGGTTGCCGCCGAAGGTCGAGGCGTGCCTGCCCGGCTTGTCGAAGGCTATGTCGGCCCTGTGGACGACACCCGCGAGCGGGATTCCGCCGCCTATGGCCTTGCCGAACTGTATGGTGTCCGGGGCAACGTCGAAGTGCTCGATGGCCCAGAACTTTCCGGTCCTTCCGACGCCCATCTGAACCTCATCGTCCGCGAGGAGTATGCCGTAGTTGTCGGCGAGCTTCTTCAGCTCCTTGAAGAAGTTCTTCGGCGGGACGACGTAGCCGCCCTCACCCTGTATCGGCTCGAAGACTATGGCTCCAACCTCGTGGGGCGGGACGTGGCGGAAGACGTACTCCTCGATGAACTCTATGACCCTGTTAACGAGCTCGTCCGGCTCGGCGTAGCCGTCTATGTGCCAGGGGTTCCTGTAGGGGTTCGGGTAGGGTATGTGTTCAACTCCCGGCATTGTCGGGAAGAACCTGTCCTGCTGGACCCACTTGCTGGCGGTGAGGCTGAGAACGGCCTGGGTCCTGCCGTGGAAAGCGTGGTAGAAGGCGATAAACCTCTTCCTGCCGGTGCCGTACTTGACGAGCTTCATCATGGCCTCGTTTGCTTCCGCACCGCTGTTCTGGTAGACGACCTTCTTCGGGAAGTCTCCGGGGGCGAGTTCGGCGAGCTTGTTGGCGAGTACTATGGCGTTCTCGTAGAAGAAGTCGTTGAGGGCGAAGTGGGTGAACTTCTCGGCCTGCCTCTTGATCGCCTCGACGACCCTCGGGTGGGCGTGGCCGACGTTAAGAACACCGACGCCGCTTCCGAAGTCATAGAAGGTGTTTCCATCGACGTCGTAGACGAGAATTCCATCGCCGTGGTCGATGACTATCGGAAGGGTCTCTGGATCCTGGGTGGTAACGGCTAAAGCCTCGAAGTTCTTCTCTATTATCTCCCTTGCCTTGGGTCCGGGGAGTTCCTTAACGTTCGGCCTAACCACCATGTGCATCACCGGTGGGGGATCGTGCTTCTCCTATATAAGCCTGTGTTCATCGATGAACATATTTGGCCGAAAAATTTTCGGAAAATCCTGGGGAGGGGTCGATTTGGAAAGGTAAGGCACTGGGAATGTCGGGAACAAAGAAGAGGGGGCGTGGGGAACTCACTCCACGGTCTTCGAGTTCCACTCCTCGAGGAGCTCCTTGGCGGAGTTCGCAGCGATGGCTCCCTGACCTACAGCTACCGCTATCTGCTTGA
This Thermococcus cleftensis DNA region includes the following protein-coding sequences:
- a CDS encoding radical SAM protein; amino-acid sequence: MPKKLKIYIPGIKFPSISLTGNYCSLNCAHCGKHYLERMRKPTRKELVDYCLGLEREGYTGCLLSGGMDSRLKVPLDRYADELREIKRRTNLKLNAHVGFIDESDLEWVRYVDVVSLDFVGDDDVIRRVYRIDKTVKDYLKILDLLTETGVRVAPHITIGLDFGRISWEFRAIDLLVEYPIDVLVLDVLIPTKGTEMENVPKPSVEESLKVVRYARERFDGELSIGCMRPPGRWRLDFDRGAVLAGIDRLTNPPRKVIEWAKTVREVEIIYECCVM
- the eno gene encoding phosphopyruvate hydratase → MENPFEITGVVAREILDSRGNPTVEVEVYTPISMGRAAVPSGASTGTHEALELRDGGKRYLGKGVRRAVENVNKIIAPEIIGMDVTWQRDIDSLMLELDGTENKSNLGANAILGVSLAVAKAAANALGLPLYQYIGGTNAYVMPVPMSNVINGGVHAGNELDFQEFMIMPVGASSFREAIRWVSETYHVLKKVIAEKYGKNAVNVGDEGGFAPPMKEATEPLEVLIKAIEEAGYKPGDEIAFALDAASSEFFHPDKGKYVVGGKEYDRGELLELYRELVSSYPIVSIEDPFHEEDWEGFVLITKELGSKIQIVGDDLFVTNPKRIRKGIEMGAANALLLKVNQIGTLSEAIDAAYTAFRAGYGVVVSHRSGETEDSTIADLAVALNAGQIKTGAPARSDRNAKYNQLIRIEEELEGIAVYPGRKFRNPFL
- the deoC gene encoding deoxyribose-phosphate aldolase, which encodes MVDRIDVARYIDHTNLKPYATKDDIIKLCDEAIEYNFYAVCVNPYRVRLAKEYLKEKKADVKVASVIGFPLGATPTEVKVFEAKRALEDGADELDMVINIGALKDRDYDYVKRDIEEVVKVAHEKGAKVKVIIETCYLTEEEKVKACELAKEAGADFVKTSTGFGTGGATVEDVRLMRKVVGPEMGVKAAGGIRTYEQALAMIEAGATRIGTSSGVKIVEGSRDG
- a CDS encoding ECF transporter S component, translated to MVMSDLTEMLKPYGPYVLAAVTVIYIAYLYINRKKFRSASVLAISAVMAAVTGVTTAFITITTPATGGYLNFGDTMVMFSAMVFGPVVGVFAGGVGSALGDIIAGYPGWAPITLVVKGLEGLAVGYLARRSDNVSTLVIAGLVGGIIMVSGYFAFEAYMFGVPAALTEVPVNMLQAVTGVIVGTALARVIKKRYPEVEDLV
- a CDS encoding ornithine aminotransferase, with protein sequence MVVRPNVKELPGPKAREIIEKNFEALAVTTQDPETLPIVIDHGDGILVYDVDGNTFYDFGSGVGVLNVGHAHPRVVEAIKRQAEKFTHFALNDFFYENAIVLANKLAELAPGDFPKKVVYQNSGAEANEAMMKLVKYGTGRKRFIAFYHAFHGRTQAVLSLTASKWVQQDRFFPTMPGVEHIPYPNPYRNPWHIDGYAEPDELVNRVIEFIEEYVFRHVPPHEVGAIVFEPIQGEGGYVVPPKNFFKELKKLADNYGILLADDEVQMGVGRTGKFWAIEHFDVAPDTIQFGKAIGGGIPLAGVVHRADIAFDKPGRHASTFGGNPVAIAAGIEVVEIVKELLPHVQEVGDYLHRYLKELEEKYEVIGDARGLGLAQAVEIVKSKDTKEKNPELRDRIVKEAVKRGLILLGCGDNSIRFIPPLTITKEEIDVAMEIFEESLKAALQ
- a CDS encoding lamin tail domain-containing protein; translation: MDKRVCALLLGILLILGGLPTGASVKETHRYRGGVINPFFEGYLKVLPNATKEEKEALLTLIEAMLNGTLNGEITVSDAMKIKNTRWNGTDLIFEIWWYDGMNPVAIRTYRWRNPRQALHLVHQMKDGKTSEESLEEAFTVEPLTISHAVHIEDVDYLTNDGSGEYVLLHNPGLSPVSLLGWYIMDEYAYNNPSCWIDNIIPRDDCVDSYGKDHVIMVSVNIPPEAVVRIPVASSPDNAILNNDGDTVYLIDDKGYFAGMYSYSASPEITVEGVSYYPNPIREGDYMDLTIILDNRGALDGTGTIEVYIDGKLVKSSTETVWKYHVWYYRMYDVWKATSGSHVLTVKFVPQYGGEVSSKSITFTVSASEPYITEVTHNDLVEGYPAEFHVDVVNPAGERKDIILKLFVDGVEVDTVTSYVYEEWGFDLQWSNPEKEFHKVEIKLYDESGTLLYSQWASTLYFRPNTPPRIESVQLPSWVYANEWSNGTIQVHDSEGDLVDVKVNVIGRFSFTRSDLSPGVTHEFPLAPIYNHTNCRENVTLEFTPIDQYGMTGETITKVITVVTDSDRDGWCNALEQEYGTNPYSKDTDGDGVIDPKDVDPLRDAVIELYLFRARTLDPAENYDLTWDVDFRIEATFKAGSITQTLKEDLPDNTRDVENMVMLTNDIFENIQKEAVAVLKFNPPDDVETVEVDLKLVDRDLVSEDEIMDISPRPGDDENGKVARLFFSLKNGTWWGDDYINDHKDYFGYGHLSGADDSTEDYTNGGEYDAEPFSKYYDELEALGYDLSVVNITDVQGWDGIESLELKDYQSGTFYQYTNPEEAVLFTLALPNRTQKRVLIINKRNAEVRRMKLSDDVSAMSTREADKGAKVSNTPTNTTPEIGKKARYEATLIFRRGMDSVESLSTEAVSSSETTTEASSLAFDVVATSEDVDEDDAEIWFLIKTNDADGIPFYRELELNRELNKQGIAERFDPSDGFGIDDPDLYRGLIERDAYGDYDGDGVPNSVELFIGKDPALRDVLGVHLNISIEWNASEDEIKAFIKSFQKASQVIYDYTDGYAIISGLTIYTSKRAWDSADIQVSNDIVLNTSHKYWPNTNAGGGYWLKHYVGETSPVIKVPRKYDPSGQNNESNLVGPTDKTYWRMLGHELGHYLFMLGDEYMTWQGIHYSNVQSELNIELEKIPKTIMYDGNKYSEISYYNSYLEFNNELKTKIGIGWENYTTWQWYRWMGHSSWTSLVILLKYPEMGLNYTRDWEHDIFEKVIIPNLQRLPLHISIGNLTIETIKTYTPFTGPYTGVGYYLRAEVNP
- a CDS encoding family 4B encapsulin nanocompartment shell protein, whose product is MDELRDLLNKAVEELREEGLEPDILLVGPRFIEYAVELLRECRFKIYKIEELGYDAVIADSTYLGQMKRASRRISIEPLLVENEMWEEIKNLEI